One stretch of Cervus canadensis isolate Bull #8, Minnesota chromosome 5, ASM1932006v1, whole genome shotgun sequence DNA includes these proteins:
- the TMEM247 gene encoding transmembrane protein 247, whose product MAMEDREMMEGRGAGESCPTFPRMAPDDPMSEGKPRASLPQEADTPKPDSSYDHLEEMETCEDAGCPGPPKSLSSKAGPAATKGQAGDGPEPAELPSVPAAAAPGTPVRERNAEMELEKVRMEFELTRLRFLHEENERQRQHAEVMEQLRQQAAPRLFSGGLQDLLLPQNQFTMFLYCFIFIHIIYVTKEMIFFLFSKHYLFCIAAILLCLIKTLWSYFQVPSLSLHHWAPPSFTCAPLPQSELAVRKGLLSNIYTLV is encoded by the exons ATGGCAATGGAGGATAGGGAAATGATGGAAGGCCGAGGGGCAGGAGAAAGTTGCCCAACCTTCCCCAGGATGGCGCCTGATGACCCCATGTCTGAAGGAAAGCCAAGGGCTTCGTTG ccccaggaggCAGACACCCCGAAGCCAGACTCCTCCTACGACCACCTGGAGGAGATGGAAACTTGTGAGGACGCAGGCTGCCCGGGGCCACCTAAGTCACTGTCCTCCAAGGCTGGCCCGGCTGCCACTAAAGGACAGGCGGGCGATGGACCCGAACCCGCGGAGCTGCCCTCGGTCCCAGCCGCGGCGGCGCCGGGGACCCCGGTGCGCGAGCGCAACGCCGAGATGGAGCTGGAGAAGGTGCGCATGGAGTTCGAGCTCACGCGGCTCAGGTTCCTCCACGAGGAGAACGAGCGGCAGCGGCAGCACGCGGAGGTGATGGAGCAGCTGCGGCAGCAGGCGGCGCCCCGCCTG TTCTCGGGAGGCCTCCAGGACCTCCTGCTTCCCCAGAACCAGTTCACCATGTTCCTGTACTGCTTCATCTTCATACACATAATCTACGTCACCAAGGAGATGATCTTCTTTCTGTTCTCCAAGCACTACCTGTTCTGCATTGCGGCCATTTTGCTCTGTTTGATTAAAACTTTATGGTCATACTTCCAAGTGCCTTCGCTCTCTCTCCATCACTGGGCACCTCCTTCCTTCACCTGCGCCCCTCTCCCCCAGTCAGAACTTGCTGTTAGGAAAGGTTTGCTGTCAAACATTTACACCTTAGTGTGA